A window of candidate division KSB1 bacterium contains these coding sequences:
- a CDS encoding peptide-binding protein, protein MTRALSKRPTNACPSFYLIYLFIFLVFIGCSKRNNSQLRGTVIIGTSGDFDSFNELNAASSDALQAIQYLLFMSLTTLDENLQFAPQLAAAWEFAPGDTLLTFHLRKDVFWTDGVPTTAHDVLFTYLLAIDTTVAYPAASRFDQTAQVEVIDDFTVRFHFKRPYPDALFDTQMPILPKHLLEKIPRAEMAACEFNRKPVGNGPFKLVEWQANQRVVFEANPNYALGRPKLDRLVFQIIPEETVLMTNLLTGKIDMISSLTPLAFKQAEGRGQGAEGDSPIRTIRYPGRNYAFIGWNNARPLFTRRVRQALTMAINKNEIINTLLEGYGQPAIGPLLPFNWAYDKDLRDLPFDPAAAQNLLRQEGWQDTNGDGILDKQGKKLEFSLKTNADNQLRRDIAVMVQAQLKKIGVQANVEAVEWNLLLQQVFEQRDFDALISAWDADFAVNPSPLWHTAAIANGYNIVSYRNARIDSLLDRARAIADRRVAAPLWHEFQKIIVEDSPYTFLFAQERLAAMHRRVQNVKMDVRSWLVNIGEWQIENDAKK, encoded by the coding sequence GTGACCCGTGCACTTAGCAAACGCCCAACCAACGCCTGCCCCTCTTTTTATCTTATTTATCTTTTTATCTTTTTGGTTTTCATCGGTTGCTCAAAGCGCAACAATTCCCAGCTCCGCGGCACGGTGATTATTGGCACCTCCGGCGATTTCGATTCGTTCAACGAGCTGAATGCCGCCAGCTCCGATGCGCTACAGGCGATTCAATACTTGCTGTTCATGAGCCTCACCACACTCGATGAAAATTTGCAATTCGCGCCGCAATTGGCCGCCGCATGGGAGTTTGCGCCGGGCGACACGTTGCTCACATTTCATCTGCGCAAAGACGTGTTTTGGACAGACGGCGTTCCCACCACGGCGCACGACGTGCTCTTTACGTATCTACTCGCCATCGACACCACCGTGGCCTATCCCGCGGCCAGCCGTTTCGATCAAACCGCGCAAGTCGAGGTGATCGACGATTTCACAGTGCGCTTTCATTTCAAGCGGCCTTATCCCGACGCGCTGTTCGACACGCAGATGCCGATTCTCCCCAAGCATCTTCTTGAAAAAATTCCACGCGCAGAAATGGCGGCGTGCGAATTTAACCGCAAGCCGGTCGGCAACGGCCCCTTCAAATTGGTGGAGTGGCAGGCGAATCAGCGCGTGGTGTTCGAGGCCAATCCGAATTATGCCTTGGGGCGGCCCAAGTTGGATCGCCTGGTTTTTCAAATCATCCCGGAAGAAACCGTGCTGATGACGAATCTGTTGACCGGCAAGATCGACATGATTTCATCGCTCACACCACTGGCGTTCAAGCAGGCGGAGGGCAGAGGGCAGGGCGCAGAGGGAGATTCTCCCATTCGAACGATTCGCTATCCGGGCCGGAATTATGCGTTCATTGGATGGAACAATGCGCGGCCGCTATTTACCAGGCGCGTGCGGCAGGCGTTGACGATGGCGATCAACAAAAATGAGATTATCAACACCCTTTTGGAGGGATACGGCCAGCCGGCGATCGGGCCGTTGCTGCCGTTCAATTGGGCGTATGATAAAGATTTGCGCGACCTGCCGTTTGATCCGGCGGCGGCGCAAAACCTGTTGCGGCAGGAAGGTTGGCAGGACACCAATGGCGACGGCATTTTGGACAAGCAGGGAAAGAAGCTGGAATTTTCCTTAAAGACGAATGCCGATAATCAACTCCGCCGCGATATTGCCGTGATGGTGCAGGCGCAACTCAAAAAGATTGGTGTACAGGCGAACGTCGAAGCGGTGGAATGGAATTTGTTGCTGCAACAAGTATTTGAGCAAAGAGATTTTGACGCGCTGATTTCGGCATGGGACGCAGACTTTGCGGTGAATCCCTCGCCGTTGTGGCATACCGCGGCGATTGCCAACGGCTACAACATCGTCTCTTATCGCAACGCGCGCATCGATTCGCTTTTGGACCGGGCACGCGCCATTGCCGACCGCCGCGTGGCCGCGCCGCTGTGGCACGAGTTTCAGAAGATCATCGTCGAAGACTCTCCTTATACTTTTCTTTTTGCGCAGGAAAGATTGGCGGCGATGCACCGGCGCGTGCAGAATGTGAAGATGGATGTGCGGAGTTGGTTGGTGAATATTGGGGAGTGGCAGATAGAAAACGATGCGAAAAAGTGA
- a CDS encoding sodium:alanine symporter family protein, translating into MENFQNFITELGNLVWGTPLLVLLVGTGIYLTFRLRGLQFRGLWHSLWLALIKRKEDSAEAGDITHFQALMTALAATVGTGNIAGVATAIASGGPGALFWMWVTGLFGMATKYAEAVLAVKYRVQEPDGTMSGGPMYYISRGLGWNWLGALFAIFASIAAFGIGNMVQSNSVADAMQSSFGVPTWLTGVILAVATAAVILGGIKSIARVTSFFVPIMIVFYMLAAIVVVLINYKGIPDIAIYVFKDAFTPSAAFGGFLGATVRETIRFGVARGVFSNESGLGSSPIAAAAAQTKNPVTQALVSMTQTFIDTIVVCSLTGFVIIASGAWHATDPATGAGYTGAQLTTRAFSIGLPGNSGGVIVALGLILFAYSTILGWSYYGEKSLEYLLGPKSVKPYRLLFCVFVFVGAVSHLQVVWSIADVFNGLMAFPNLVGLLLLSGVVVAETNKHFYGK; encoded by the coding sequence TTGGAAAACTTTCAAAACTTTATCACGGAACTGGGGAATTTGGTGTGGGGCACTCCCCTGCTGGTTTTGTTGGTTGGAACCGGAATTTATCTTACCTTCCGCTTGCGCGGCCTGCAATTTCGCGGCTTGTGGCATTCGCTCTGGCTGGCGCTGATCAAACGCAAAGAAGACAGCGCCGAAGCCGGCGACATCACCCATTTTCAAGCGTTGATGACGGCGCTTGCCGCGACCGTCGGCACCGGCAACATCGCCGGCGTCGCCACCGCGATCGCCAGCGGCGGCCCAGGCGCGCTGTTTTGGATGTGGGTCACCGGCCTCTTCGGCATGGCGACGAAATATGCCGAGGCCGTGCTCGCCGTCAAATATCGCGTGCAAGAACCCGACGGCACGATGAGCGGCGGTCCGATGTATTACATCTCGCGCGGGTTGGGATGGAATTGGCTGGGCGCGCTGTTCGCGATTTTTGCTTCCATCGCCGCGTTCGGCATTGGCAACATGGTCCAGTCCAATTCCGTCGCTGATGCGATGCAAAGCTCATTTGGCGTTCCAACCTGGCTGACCGGCGTGATCTTGGCCGTGGCGACCGCGGCGGTGATTTTGGGCGGCATCAAGAGCATCGCCCGCGTCACCAGTTTCTTCGTGCCGATCATGATCGTGTTTTACATGCTCGCCGCCATCGTCGTCGTGCTCATCAATTATAAAGGCATTCCCGACATTGCCATTTATGTTTTCAAAGACGCCTTCACCCCGAGCGCGGCCTTCGGTGGATTTTTGGGCGCGACGGTTCGAGAAACGATTCGTTTCGGCGTGGCGCGCGGCGTTTTCTCCAACGAATCCGGCTTGGGCAGCTCGCCGATCGCGGCGGCCGCGGCGCAAACCAAGAATCCGGTCACCCAAGCGCTGGTTTCCATGACGCAGACGTTCATCGACACCATAGTCGTGTGCAGCCTCACCGGCTTTGTGATCATCGCCTCGGGCGCGTGGCATGCAACGGATCCGGCCACCGGCGCCGGCTACACCGGCGCGCAGTTGACCACCCGCGCCTTCAGCATCGGCTTGCCCGGCAACTCCGGCGGCGTCATCGTGGCGTTGGGCCTCATCCTTTTTGCTTATTCCACAATATTGGGTTGGAGTTATTACGGCGAAAAATCGTTGGAATATTTGCTCGGGCCAAAATCAGTCAAGCCATACCGGCTGTTATTTTGTGTTTTTGTGTTTGTCGGCGCCGTTTCACACCTGCAAGTCGTGTGGTCGATAGCCGACGTCTTCAACGGTTTGATGGCATTTCCCAACTTGGTGGGTCTGCTGCTGCTCTCCGGCGTGGTGGTGGCGGAGACCAACAAGCATTTTTACGGCAAATAG
- a CDS encoding ABC transporter permease: MTRHNRQRRMGLFLLGAILAASIFAPLLSRHDPDAITTPAEKRFMAPSSAHWFGTDQFGRDLFARVLHGGRVSLLIALAVVAGAVTFGALYGALSGYFGGWWDHLLMRVVDALLAFPLVFLAVTLMAIFGTGLKWLIIILIFGSWMDIARLVRAEVLSLKQRPFIVKARAAGLKTSRILFHHLLPNTFATILAAAILRVADVILIESALSFLGLGAQPPTASWGAILSDGKAVLASAWWITAFPGLAIVITVLSINLIGEGLRQRD, encoded by the coding sequence ATGACCAGGCACAATCGACAACGACGAATGGGATTGTTCTTGCTGGGCGCGATACTGGCCGCGTCGATCTTCGCGCCGTTGTTGAGCCGCCATGATCCCGACGCGATCACGACGCCGGCAGAAAAGCGCTTTATGGCGCCTTCCTCCGCGCATTGGTTTGGAACCGACCAATTCGGCCGTGATCTCTTCGCGCGCGTTTTGCACGGCGGCCGCGTCTCCCTGCTCATTGCGCTGGCGGTGGTGGCGGGCGCCGTCACATTCGGTGCGTTGTATGGCGCGCTTTCCGGATACTTCGGCGGATGGTGGGATCATCTGCTCATGCGCGTCGTCGATGCGCTGCTGGCTTTCCCGCTGGTGTTTTTGGCCGTGACGCTCATGGCAATCTTCGGAACCGGCTTGAAGTGGCTCATCATCATTCTCATTTTCGGCAGTTGGATGGATATTGCCCGTCTTGTGCGCGCCGAAGTTCTTTCATTAAAACAACGGCCGTTCATCGTCAAAGCGCGGGCCGCCGGCTTGAAGACCTCTCGCATTTTGTTTCACCACCTTCTGCCCAACACCTTCGCCACGATACTGGCGGCGGCGATTTTGCGCGTGGCCGACGTGATTCTGATCGAATCCGCGCTGAGTTTTTTGGGCCTCGGCGCGCAGCCGCCCACCGCCAGTTGGGGCGCGATTTTGAGCGACGGCAAAGCGGTGCTCGCCAGCGCGTGGTGGATTACCGCCTTTCCGGGCCTGGCGATTGTGATCACCGTGTTGAGCATCAACCTCATCGGTGAAGGCCTCCGGCAAAGGGATTAA
- a CDS encoding ABC transporter permease yields MFRHRIFHFLLLLLGIWVLNFFMIRLSPGDASNLYWGPQTTRQSLESLRQQRGLEQPLLEQFTTWSTRFLRGDLGYSWTQHRPVRAVLADALPATLQLAFFALLVNFLLGCLWGVVIGVFSSHWAGRVLNALSLIVYSMPTFWLAMIFILLFSLELQWLPPAQMQSLWIQEAGFWRALFDRLQHLILPVAVLGLAGAAATSRYLRGQMMEVLQQDYIRLAQAKGLSRGRIIFRHAFKNALLPVVTLLGLYFPFLLSGAFVVEVIFAWPGMGRVAYEALFAKDYPVIFAVNFIAATTVILGNLLADVLYQVVDPRTRA; encoded by the coding sequence ATGTTCCGGCACCGAATATTTCACTTCCTCCTTCTCCTGCTCGGCATTTGGGTCTTGAATTTCTTCATGATTCGCTTAAGCCCGGGCGACGCCTCCAACTTGTACTGGGGCCCGCAAACCACCCGACAAAGCCTTGAATCGTTGCGGCAGCAAAGGGGATTGGAGCAGCCGCTGCTCGAGCAATTCACCACCTGGTCGACGCGTTTTTTGCGCGGCGATCTGGGCTATTCGTGGACGCAGCATCGTCCGGTCCGCGCAGTTTTGGCGGATGCCCTGCCTGCCACGTTACAGCTCGCCTTCTTCGCCCTGCTGGTGAATTTCCTCCTTGGCTGCTTATGGGGCGTGGTGATCGGCGTGTTTTCATCGCACTGGGCCGGGCGCGTGCTCAACGCGCTCAGCTTGATTGTTTATTCCATGCCCACGTTTTGGCTGGCGATGATCTTTATCTTGCTCTTCAGCCTCGAGCTGCAGTGGCTGCCGCCCGCGCAAATGCAATCTTTGTGGATTCAAGAAGCCGGCTTTTGGCGCGCGCTCTTTGATCGACTGCAACATTTGATACTGCCCGTCGCGGTGCTCGGCTTGGCTGGCGCCGCTGCCACCTCGCGTTATCTGCGCGGCCAAATGATGGAAGTTTTGCAGCAGGATTATATCCGGCTCGCGCAAGCCAAAGGGTTGTCGCGAGGCCGCATCATTTTTCGCCATGCTTTTAAAAATGCGCTGCTGCCGGTTGTCACCCTGCTCGGCCTTTATTTCCCGTTCTTATTGAGCGGCGCCTTTGTGGTCGAAGTGATTTTCGCCTGGCCGGGCATGGGCCGCGTCGCCTACGAAGCGCTGTTTGCCAAAGATTATCCGGTAATCTTCGCCGTGAATTTCATCGCCGCGACGACGGTTATTCTCGGCAATTTGCTCGCGGATGTGCTCTATCAAGTAGTCGATCCAAGAACGCGCGCGTAA
- a CDS encoding ABC transporter ATP-binding protein has protein sequence MNPLLQIRGLRVHFFKNQTTLRAVDGMDLQIHAGETLALVGESGCGKTTTAFSIFRLIPPPGKIAGGAIEFRGKNLLALSEKEMRAVRGREMGLIFQDPSAALNPVMKVGEQISEVIRRHFRETRRAAKQQALALMEKVQLPNVDMIYDSYPHQLSGGLRQRVLIAIALAGQPALLVADEPTSALDVSIQSQILALLQQLKSELQLSLLLITHDLGVVAQMADRVAVMYAGQIVEEAPAPDLFAAPLHPYTAALLDAVPKISFSPTREPRPFQPLGGAVPDLTNLPSGCTFNPRCPLRMEECSLKIPQAFSPAANRMVRCFKFAS, from the coding sequence ATGAATCCCTTGCTCCAAATTCGCGGTTTGCGCGTTCACTTTTTCAAAAATCAAACCACGCTTCGCGCCGTTGACGGCATGGATTTGCAAATCCATGCCGGCGAGACGCTGGCGCTGGTCGGCGAATCCGGCTGCGGCAAAACCACGACGGCGTTTTCGATTTTTCGGTTGATTCCACCGCCGGGAAAAATCGCCGGCGGCGCCATTGAATTTCGCGGCAAAAATCTTTTAGCGTTATCCGAAAAGGAAATGCGCGCCGTTCGCGGCCGGGAGATGGGATTGATCTTTCAAGATCCTTCCGCCGCGCTCAATCCGGTGATGAAAGTTGGCGAGCAAATCAGCGAAGTGATTCGCCGGCATTTTCGCGAAACCAGGCGCGCCGCGAAGCAGCAGGCGTTGGCGTTAATGGAAAAAGTGCAACTGCCGAACGTTGACATGATTTACGACAGTTATCCGCACCAGCTCAGCGGCGGCCTGCGCCAGCGCGTTTTGATCGCGATTGCGCTGGCGGGCCAGCCGGCGTTGTTGGTGGCCGACGAGCCGACTTCCGCGCTCGACGTGTCGATTCAAAGCCAGATTTTAGCATTGTTGCAGCAACTCAAAAGTGAATTGCAACTCTCCCTGCTCTTGATCACGCACGATCTTGGCGTGGTTGCGCAAATGGCCGATCGCGTCGCGGTGATGTATGCCGGCCAAATCGTCGAGGAAGCGCCGGCGCCGGATTTGTTTGCCGCGCCTCTGCATCCCTACACCGCCGCGTTGTTAGACGCCGTACCGAAAATTTCTTTCTCGCCCACTCGAGAGCCGCGGCCATTCCAACCGCTCGGCGGCGCGGTTCCGGATTTGACAAATTTGCCTTCCGGATGTACATTTAATCCGAGATGTCCGCTGCGGATGGAGGAGTGCAGTCTTAAAATTCCCCAGGCTTTTTCACCGGCGGCCAACCGCATGGTGCGATGCTTCAAATTTGCTTCGTAG
- a CDS encoding sigma-54 dependent transcriptional regulator codes for MPFKILCLSNNDGLSDIAQSLEGAALLVARNGEQALGLMRRELPQAVLVDFDAPDSQPLAFIKTVLEERREVKVIGVTQQGATRQALTAIRAGYDEFIHMAEEPGKLQSELAKLLAYWQEQEKAASLHAQQREKHDFSKIIGSSPAMREMLEVLGKIIQRKWVTVLLRGETGTGKELIARTIHYNCSSPAQPFVEINCSAIPENLLEAELFGYEKGAFTDAKIRKKGLFELAENGTLFLDEIGDISLQVQVKLLKAVEEKKIRRLGGVEDIHINTRIIAATNRDLQAAIREGQFRQDLYYRLNVVTIQLQPLRERGDDVLALARHFLSHYAKEYASTLSAFTTEAEALLREYRWPGNIRELQHTIERIVLLGEGQFVTRTALERAIESETPTITSKSADTTTIKIDIPPEGMSFEDIEKQALQAVLEQMGWNRRRTSRVFKISRPRLARKIEKYQLKPPHEIEDKDS; via the coding sequence TTGCCATTTAAAATTCTTTGTCTGAGCAACAACGACGGCCTCAGTGACATCGCACAGAGCCTGGAAGGCGCGGCCTTGCTCGTTGCAAGAAACGGCGAGCAAGCGCTCGGCCTCATGCGCCGTGAGCTGCCGCAGGCGGTGCTGGTTGATTTCGACGCCCCGGATTCGCAGCCCCTCGCTTTCATCAAAACGGTTTTGGAAGAACGGCGTGAAGTGAAGGTGATCGGCGTGACGCAGCAAGGCGCCACGCGCCAGGCCTTGACCGCCATACGCGCAGGTTATGACGAATTTATTCACATGGCTGAAGAGCCGGGCAAGCTGCAAAGCGAGCTGGCAAAACTTTTGGCCTACTGGCAGGAGCAGGAAAAGGCCGCCAGCTTGCACGCGCAACAAAGAGAAAAACACGACTTCAGCAAGATTATTGGCAGCAGCCCGGCGATGAGAGAAATGCTCGAAGTGCTCGGCAAAATCATTCAGCGCAAATGGGTGACGGTGCTGCTGCGCGGAGAAACCGGCACCGGCAAGGAACTGATCGCGCGCACGATTCACTACAACTGTTCTTCGCCGGCGCAACCATTCGTCGAGATCAACTGCAGCGCGATTCCGGAAAATCTTTTGGAAGCCGAGCTGTTCGGCTACGAAAAGGGCGCATTTACCGACGCCAAAATCCGTAAAAAGGGTTTGTTTGAGCTGGCGGAAAACGGCACGCTGTTTCTGGATGAAATTGGCGACATCAGCCTGCAAGTGCAGGTGAAATTGTTGAAGGCGGTGGAGGAGAAAAAAATCCGCCGCTTGGGCGGCGTCGAAGACATTCACATCAACACGCGCATTATCGCGGCAACCAACCGCGATTTGCAGGCGGCGATTCGCGAGGGCCAATTCCGGCAGGATCTTTATTATCGTTTGAACGTTGTTACCATTCAGCTCCAGCCTTTGCGCGAACGCGGCGATGACGTGCTGGCGCTGGCCCGCCATTTTTTATCCCACTATGCAAAGGAATACGCCAGCACGCTTTCAGCCTTCACAACCGAGGCCGAAGCGCTGTTGCGCGAGTATCGTTGGCCGGGCAACATTCGGGAATTGCAGCACACCATCGAGCGCATTGTGCTCCTGGGTGAAGGCCAGTTTGTGACGCGCACGGCGCTGGAACGCGCCATTGAATCCGAAACGCCAACAATCACTTCCAAAAGCGCGGACACGACAACGATTAAAATCGACATCCCGCCGGAGGGCATGAGTTTCGAGGACATTGAAAAGCAGGCGCTGCAAGCCGTGCTGGAACAAATGGGCTGGAATCGCCGGCGCACCAGCCGCGTGTTCAAAATTTCCCGACCGCGCCTGGCGCGCAAGATTGAAAAGTATCAACTCAAGCCGCCGCACGAAATCGAGGACAAAGATTCGTGA
- a CDS encoding efflux RND transporter permease subunit codes for MSLSAICIRRPVLTWVMSIMIVLFGVIGFNYLGVREYPNVDPAVITVDTSYPGANAEVIESQITAILEEDISAVPGIRTINSTSREGRSSITIEFDLSVDLETAANDVRDKVAGAVGSLPPDADPPRVSKADADAFPIVVINISSNTRNLLQLSELADKIFKERLQTIPGVAEVRIFGEKRYAMRLWMDPAKLAAYQVTALDVRNALNAENIELPSGRIEGNDVELTVRTLSRLEKPEEFNNLIIREQDGRLVRFSDIGYAELAPENLRQVSKGLAGPRVAVAVVPQPGSNHIAITDEFYRRLDEIKNELGDDITLSLGWDTTQYIRKSISEVKETIFTAFGLVVLIIFLFLRDWRTTLIPVFAIPISLIGSFFIMYLAGFSINVLTLLGLVLAIGLVVDDAIVVLENIYAKIEDGMSPLEAGLKGSKEVFFAVISTTIALIAVFMPIVFLQGLTGRLFQEFGVVIGGAVLISSFVALTLTAMLSSHMIKAHARHSWFYRKTEPFFVKLINGYENSLTAFMRKRGLAFVIILLAVGMMWLFLAVLPQELAPMEDRSRFRMISTAPEGTSFERMDKYMDSVIELVKKEVPEAEAVIANTSGFAGGANAGNTTVTLVPPEQRKRTQQEIAEAMSRAVRSLNDARTIVNQEQTISVGGGMARFGLPVQYVIQAPNFAKLKEVLPKFMEEANDHPAFSAVDLNLKFNKPELVIEIDRDRARSLGVSVRDVAQTLQLTLSDSRYGYFIKDGKQYQVLGQLTRSNRDEPLDLTSIFVRNNRGELVQLDNLVKTHEQSNPPQLYRFNRYIAATVSAALAPGYTLGDGINAMDEIAARILDESFSTTLAGAARDFAESSSSLVFVFILALVLTYLILAAQFESFRDPFIIMFTVPLAVAGALLSLWYFSQTINIFSQIGMIMLIGLVTKNGILIVEFANQRKATGLSVMEAVQSAAVARFRPILMTSLSTILGILPIALGLGAGSESRVSMGIAVIGGLIFASGLTLYVIPAIYSYFSKEFHRPQVSIAPVRRREQLVEAEA; via the coding sequence ATGAGCCTCTCCGCAATCTGCATCCGGCGCCCGGTGTTGACTTGGGTGATGTCGATCATGATCGTTCTCTTTGGCGTGATCGGTTTCAACTACCTCGGCGTGCGTGAATATCCGAACGTCGATCCGGCCGTCATCACCGTCGACACCTCGTATCCCGGCGCCAACGCCGAGGTGATCGAATCGCAAATCACGGCGATTCTCGAGGAAGACATCAGCGCCGTGCCCGGCATTCGCACCATCAACTCCACCAGCCGCGAAGGCCGCAGCAGCATTACGATTGAATTTGACCTGAGCGTGGACCTGGAAACCGCGGCCAATGACGTGCGCGACAAAGTCGCCGGCGCCGTCGGCAGCCTGCCGCCGGACGCTGATCCGCCCCGCGTTTCCAAAGCCGATGCCGACGCCTTTCCCATCGTCGTGATCAACATCAGCAGCAACACGCGCAACTTGTTGCAATTGAGCGAACTCGCCGATAAAATATTTAAAGAGCGTTTGCAAACCATCCCCGGCGTGGCCGAGGTGCGCATCTTCGGCGAAAAGCGTTACGCCATGCGGCTGTGGATGGATCCCGCCAAGCTCGCGGCGTATCAAGTCACAGCGTTGGACGTGCGCAATGCGCTCAATGCCGAGAACATTGAGCTTCCCTCCGGCCGCATCGAAGGCAACGATGTTGAACTCACCGTGCGTACGTTGAGCCGTCTGGAAAAGCCGGAGGAATTCAACAACCTCATCATCCGCGAACAGGACGGCCGGCTGGTGCGCTTCAGCGACATCGGCTATGCGGAGCTGGCGCCAGAAAATCTGCGGCAAGTTTCGAAGGGTTTGGCCGGGCCGCGCGTGGCGGTGGCCGTAGTGCCGCAACCCGGCTCCAATCACATCGCGATTACCGATGAGTTTTACCGCCGTCTCGATGAGATCAAGAATGAACTGGGAGATGACATCACGTTGAGTCTGGGCTGGGACACGACGCAGTACATTCGCAAATCCATCTCCGAAGTGAAGGAAACCATCTTCACCGCCTTCGGCTTGGTAGTGTTGATCATCTTTCTGTTCTTGCGCGATTGGCGCACCACGCTCATTCCCGTGTTCGCCATTCCGATCTCACTGATCGGCTCTTTCTTCATCATGTATCTTGCGGGCTTTTCCATCAACGTGCTGACGCTGCTGGGGTTGGTGCTGGCCATCGGCCTGGTGGTGGACGACGCCATCGTGGTGCTGGAAAACATTTATGCCAAAATCGAAGACGGCATGAGCCCCCTCGAGGCCGGGCTCAAAGGCTCCAAAGAAGTTTTCTTTGCCGTGATTTCAACCACGATCGCGCTCATCGCGGTGTTCATGCCCATTGTCTTTTTGCAGGGCCTCACCGGCCGGCTGTTCCAGGAATTCGGCGTGGTGATCGGCGGCGCGGTGTTGATTTCCTCGTTCGTCGCGCTCACGCTCACGGCGATGTTGAGCAGCCACATGATCAAGGCCCACGCGCGCCACAGTTGGTTTTATCGCAAAACCGAGCCGTTCTTTGTAAAATTGATCAATGGTTACGAAAATTCTCTCACCGCGTTCATGCGCAAGCGCGGGCTGGCGTTCGTAATCATTCTGCTCGCCGTCGGAATGATGTGGCTCTTTCTCGCAGTGCTGCCTCAAGAGCTGGCGCCGATGGAGGACCGCAGCCGCTTTCGCATGATTTCCACCGCGCCGGAGGGCACGTCGTTCGAGCGCATGGATAAATACATGGACAGCGTGATTGAGCTGGTGAAAAAAGAAGTGCCGGAAGCCGAAGCGGTGATCGCCAATACTTCCGGCTTTGCGGGCGGCGCCAATGCCGGCAACACCACGGTGACGCTGGTGCCGCCGGAACAGCGCAAGCGCACGCAGCAGGAGATCGCCGAGGCCATGTCACGCGCGGTGAGAAGCTTGAACGACGCACGCACCATCGTCAATCAGGAGCAAACCATCAGCGTCGGCGGCGGCATGGCGCGTTTCGGCTTGCCGGTGCAATACGTGATTCAAGCGCCGAACTTTGCGAAACTCAAGGAAGTCTTGCCAAAATTCATGGAAGAAGCAAACGATCACCCGGCTTTCAGCGCGGTGGATTTGAATTTGAAGTTCAACAAACCGGAATTGGTGATCGAGATCGATCGTGATCGTGCCCGCTCGCTCGGCGTGTCGGTGCGCGATGTGGCGCAAACGCTGCAGCTCACGTTGAGCGACTCGCGCTACGGCTATTTCATCAAGGACGGCAAGCAGTATCAAGTCCTCGGCCAGCTCACGCGATCAAACCGCGACGAACCGCTGGATCTCACCTCGATTTTCGTGCGCAACAACCGTGGCGAACTGGTGCAACTAGACAATCTCGTGAAAACCCACGAGCAGTCCAACCCTCCGCAACTTTACCGCTTCAATCGCTACATTGCGGCCACGGTTTCCGCGGCGCTGGCGCCCGGTTATACCTTGGGCGATGGCATCAACGCCATGGATGAAATCGCCGCCAGAATTCTAGATGAATCCTTCAGCACCACGCTGGCCGGCGCAGCGCGTGATTTCGCCGAAAGCTCATCGAGCTTGGTTTTTGTTTTTATTTTGGCGCTGGTGCTGACGTATTTGATCCTGGCGGCACAATTCGAAAGCTTCCGCGATCCGTTCATCATCATGTTCACGGTGCCGCTCGCGGTGGCCGGCGCGCTGCTGTCGCTGTGGTATTTCAGCCAAACCATCAACATCTTCAGCCAAATCGGCATGATCATGCTGATCGGCTTGGTGACAAAGAACGGCATTTTGATCGTGGAATTTGCCAATCAGCGCAAAGCCACCGGACTTTCGGTGATGGAAGCCGTGCAGAGCGCGGCGGTGGCGCGCTTCCGGCCGATTTTGATGACGAGCTTGTCAACGATTCTTGGCATCTTGCCGATTGCACTGGGCCTGGGCGCCGGGTCCGAGAGTCGCGTATCGATGGGTATTGCAGTGATCGGTGGGTTGATTTTTGCCAGTGGCTTGACGCTGTACGTGATTCCGGCGATTTATTCTTATTTCTCGAAGGAGTTTCACCGCCCACAAGTGAGCATCGCACCCGTGCGGCGGAGAGAGCAATTGGTTGAAGCGGAGGCGTGA